In the genome of Paenibacillus sp. FSL R5-0766, one region contains:
- a CDS encoding MFS transporter → MRSRHMKAYTEKTKADSNDAKRVLLQLQGLYLFMGLAGGMFNPYINPILVAQGFSSKETGFIMAFGTLVSIILQPIWGILVDKFKKTRFVLVISLLVPASLAYFYNIQVYIILILIYTLCTIFQVTQIPVADSYAVTAARAANTSYGMIRLFGSIGTGVGGFAAGMYLSQFSIHMLWLPFLLFNILSAILASTLPRQTSISSSSVTFSVGLARLLRNRTFLLFLTGCFLVNQTLTAFNSFFVISFQMAGGSVTMTGTALLLASITNVPSMLAAAFILRKWGHERTMLLAAGAYMLRWGIQWLWPTPEVMIGVQVLHGLSFGFFYIAAVEYVASVTGREMQATGQSLFNMVFAGLGGIVGNMLNGYLLDSGGPSLMYLACTISAALGSVILYIVSRQAKEQRRAYSLE, encoded by the coding sequence ATGAGAAGTAGACATATGAAGGCTTACACAGAGAAAACAAAAGCCGATTCCAATGATGCAAAACGTGTTTTACTCCAATTACAGGGCCTATATCTGTTTATGGGACTTGCCGGGGGGATGTTTAACCCGTACATTAATCCCATATTGGTTGCACAAGGTTTTTCAAGTAAAGAAACCGGATTTATTATGGCGTTTGGCACACTTGTATCTATTATCCTTCAACCTATATGGGGAATTTTGGTAGATAAGTTTAAAAAGACACGATTCGTACTGGTGATCAGCCTGCTTGTTCCTGCATCGTTAGCGTACTTCTACAATATTCAAGTGTACATTATATTAATATTGATTTATACTTTATGCACTATATTCCAAGTGACTCAAATACCCGTTGCTGACTCCTATGCGGTTACAGCTGCGAGAGCCGCGAACACCTCATATGGCATGATCCGACTCTTCGGCAGCATAGGAACGGGAGTTGGGGGATTTGCCGCAGGGATGTATCTCTCCCAGTTTTCCATTCACATGTTATGGCTGCCATTTCTCCTGTTTAACATTCTGAGCGCTATACTGGCAAGTACACTTCCCCGGCAGACGAGCATATCCTCGTCCTCGGTAACCTTCTCCGTAGGTTTGGCAAGATTGCTCCGAAACCGGACATTCCTTCTATTTCTAACAGGTTGTTTCCTGGTTAACCAAACGCTCACTGCGTTTAACTCCTTTTTTGTTATTTCATTTCAGATGGCTGGCGGTTCTGTGACCATGACAGGTACAGCGCTGTTGCTGGCGTCAATTACTAATGTTCCATCCATGTTGGCAGCGGCATTCATACTCCGAAAATGGGGACATGAACGGACGATGCTGCTTGCAGCGGGGGCGTATATGTTACGTTGGGGGATACAATGGTTATGGCCGACACCTGAGGTGATGATTGGTGTCCAGGTGCTGCACGGGTTATCCTTTGGATTCTTCTATATCGCAGCAGTGGAATATGTGGCTTCCGTTACGGGACGGGAAATGCAGGCCACAGGTCAAAGTTTATTTAACATGGTGTTTGCTGGCCTGGGCGGAATTGTTGGTAATATGCTTAACGGATATTTACTCGATTCCGGCGGTCCATCACTGATGTATCTGGCTTGCACGATCAGTGCGGCACTAGGATCAGTGATTCTGTATATCGTCAGCAGGCAGGCCAAAGAACAGAGAAGAGCATACTCATTAGAATAG